The sequence below is a genomic window from Calonectris borealis chromosome 33, bCalBor7.hap1.2, whole genome shotgun sequence.
ACCGTCCTACCTGCCGAGCCCCAGCAGCACCAAGGGCCAGGCGGCAGCCACCTCATCCGCGCTGGCCACCCAGTCGGTGACGTGCCCCATGAAGTAGGGGACGGCCACCTCCCCTGCCAGGGGGGAACACAGCATCAGAGTGACGGGGTCCCCCTCAGGTCTGTGTCACCCCCCGCCAGAGTGGTACTTCAGCCCCCCCCAACTGGGTGCTGCCCCCCAAAGTTGGGCGATGTCCCCTTCCCCAAAGCTCAAGGCATCCCTCTTCTGCCCAAGTTGGGTGCTGCCCCCAAAGCTGGGTGCTGGCCCCCCCAAAAGTGGGTGCTGTCCCTCTCCCCAGCTCAGGGCACCCCCCCCAACtggatgctgctgccctccaaaGCTGGGTGCTgtccccccccaaacctcagGGCATCCCTCCCCTGCCCAAGCTGGGTGCTGCCCACTCCATAGCTCATAGCATCTCCCGCAAAATTGGGTGCTGCTCCCAaaggtgggtgctgcccccccaaAAGCTCAGAGCATCCTACAGCTGGGTGCTGCCACTCCAAAACGGAGTGCTGTCCCCCTCAAGCTCAGAGCATCCCCCCCTAAAGTTGGGTGCTGCCCTTCCGAAGCTCAGAGCTCCCTCCCACtaggtgctgccccccccccgcagctcATAGTATCCCCCTCCAcagctgggtgctgccccccccccccaacctcagGGCACCcccccagctgggtgctgcctcCCCAAGTTGGGTGCTGCCACCTCTAAAAGCCCAGAGCATCACCCCCCGTGCCCGCCGGTGCCCCCCATCCCCCAGTACCGAGGACCGAGGCCGCCATCAGCGCCGCCACCACCGCGCAGCGCCGGCGCTCGGGGCTCAGCagggccgggaggcggcgggcgggggccgcccccaTCGTCCGCCCCAGTCCGGTCCCGGTGTGACTGATCCGGTCCCGGGGTGCTCCGATGCGTCCCGCTGTGACTGATCCGGTCCCGGGGTGCTCCGATGCGTCCCGGTGTGACTGATCCGGTCCCGGGGTGCCCCGGTCCTGCCCCCGTGTGCTCCGATGTGTCCCGGTGTGACTGATACGGTCCCGGGGTGCCCCGGTCCTGCCCCCGTGTGCTCCGATGTGTCCCGGTGAGCTGCGGTTCTGCTCCGGTCCGGTCCCGGCGTGTCCCGGTCGTGCCCCGCTGCGCTCCCGGTGCCGGTGTCCCCCCTCCGGTCCGCTCCCGTTCCTGCTCCCGGGACCCTTCTCCACGGTCCCGCTGCCGGTTCTGGTCCCGGGCCCAGTCCCACTCCCTCCCGGCAGCCGCCTCCTCTGCCAGGCTAAAGTCGGCCGCCACGTGCAGGTGAGACCAGTGACGCCTGTGTCCCCGTGccccgtgtccgtctgtccctgtccccggtGCCAGCGGCTCTGTCCTGCGCAGGCGCTCGTGTTCGGCCACGGCGACTTGCTGAGCAAAGCGGCAGCCGGACGCAAGATCTTGGAGTACCTGGACCGGGAACCCACCGGGGGCACGCGGGCACCCGCCACGCTGCGGGGCCACGTCGCCTTCCAGCGCGTCTCCTTCGCctacccccccgccccgagcacctCATCCTGCAGGTAGAGCCGGGGGTCTCAGGGGTCCCCAAGGacccaacccccacccccccaacccccaggacGTCTCCTTCGAGCTGCGCCCTGGCGAGGTGACGGCGCTGGCGGGACTCAACGGCAGCGGGAAAAGCACCTGCGCGGGGCTGCTGGAGCGCTTCTACGAGCCCGGGGCCGGGGAGGTGCTGCTGGACGGGGTGCCGCTGCGGGACTACGAGCACCGCTACCTGCACCGCCAGGTgagggcagcggcgggcgggcgggcagcacAACTGCGCCGAGCGGTGCCTGGGCTCAGCCCGCGCCTGGGGGCAGGTGGCGTTGGTGGGGCAGGAGCCCGTGCTTTTCTCCGGCACCATCCGAGACAACATCACCTTCGGGctggagggctgcagggaggaggaggtgagggcGGCTGCCAGCGCTGCCGGCGCCCTGGGCTTCATCTCGGCACTGGAGCGGGGCTTCGACACCGGTGagtgccgggggctggggggacggacccaggcatccgggtcCCGCTCACCCCCGGCCTTTCGTCCTGCAGACGTGGGGGAGAAAGGGGGGCAGCTCTCGGCAGGCGAGAAGCAGCGCATCGCCATCGCCCGGGCCCTGGTGCGGCAACCCACCGTCCTCATCCTCGACGAAGCCACCAGCGCCTTGGACGGGGAGGGCGAGGTGGCGGTGAGCAGGGGGaggtgctggggtggtggggtcCCGGCCCCACAGCGGGTGCTGATGGGTGCCGGCTTCTCCCGCAGCTGCAGCAGTGGGTGCGGCGCGGGGGGGCCCGGACGGTGCTGCTCATCACCCACTGCCCGCGGATGCTGGGGGCGGCCGACCGCGTCGTGGTGCTGGAACGCGGCGCTGTGGTCGAGATGGGGACGCCCGCCGAGCTGCGGAGCCGCCGGGGGCCCTACAGGCACCTGCTGCAGCGCTCCCCCAGCGCGGGGCGGCCAGAGACCCCGGGGAtgggctgcggggagcagccgccggttcctgcctctgcagctgggcaggaggagggggctgctccCGTGGGGACAGAGATTTgtacaaaataaagcagaattgcTTCGGGGAGGAGCCGACTGGGTCACGGGGGCCGGGGGGAAGAGCCCGGCGTGGCTGTGGGGTCTTGGGCGCCGAAGCCAGACGCTCGCCCTCCGGTTGTCACTGCCACCACGGGAAGGGCGTGGCGCTCGCCTCGAGGCGATGCACTTGATCTGCTGGCCTCGCACTCGTGGTATCACAGCCACCGATATCGCAACCCCTACGTTGTGTCTCTCCCCCCGACGTCACACGGGCCCACCGAGCCGTGAAGAGCTCACGAGGACGTTCCCAGTCCAGGTCGACCTGAACCACCCCAGTTCGTGCTGCCTGGTCTGCTTGCTCCTTGCGTTGGTGCCCTCCAGGGGCTCTTGGACAGCGACACCGGGGACCTTTACAGCCAGGGGCTCTACCCAGCAGCAAGGTCCTGCTGCCACAACCCAGCAGCCCAGAGGGCTTTGCCTCTGCCACCATCGCTGTAGCCACCCCCGCAGGGCACCGGCCACCCTCAGCCAGTCAGCACGGAGACAGCACTGGCCACGTCTCTCAGGCAGCGATCGCGAGGGCCAGCGGGGTGGCTTGGACGGCTGCAGCTTTCCTcgaaggcagaaagagggagagaggctttttaccgaagcctgtagtgacaggacaagggccGTGGTTGGGAgctgaaagaggggagatggaGACTGGCCAGAAGAAGTGTTTTGTGATGAGGGTGGGGGGGGCTGGAACAACCCTCGACCCGAGGCTGCGAGAGCAGCCCAGGCACCGGGAGAGGAGGCACAGCCCGCCGGAGGGTGGGGACCAGCATTTATTGTGCGCGCCAGGAAACGTACACACGGAGAAAAACAGTTACAatctcaaaaatgaaaaaaaaaaaaaggtaataattgTGGTGCTcgattttaaaaaacattggagAATAGGAAGTTCACGCAGCCAGAAGAGCCACCCCCGTAGCCAGCAAGCGCAGCGGGACAAGCGctctctgcaggcagctcccagcctcctccagccgGCCCCTCGCTGTTTTAAAGTGGGTGTCGAGGATTCCTTTGGAAGGTGAGCACACAtagacagactataaggaaggggagaagcaagcactttattaaatataatcatgCCTCACACTAAGGGTATTTagcaaagcgattgtcttaccaaccTGAGGCCCAGGGAAAGACGAACCATCCGTACATTCTTGTATCGTCTTGcaccgcaaactcagccccagcagtcggtaggtgccagctttacgtgggcgtccccacggaggcaacggtgacctcactgtacaccggcccactgttcttcgggaaaatcccggtatttatacatttgcaaaggaaacgggttccgacacacgtggccagcgggtgctgAAACGCGCCTCGAttggaacatagggagcctatagcACCTGAGCTCGCTGAtcaggcgcgctgcacgagccacagccaccccatcTATGggttcgtaggccttgttcacgcgatatattaccatagtccaacatttacgtattaacctatactcatgccaacagcaaaatgtaacaaaacaagcaaaattatacattgtcattgatatttcttcattattgcacgtctctcacatccttcacgtcctcccctaacattttcttaaccttccttatcctcctgtgttcagcattttcacacaatagacaataaaccgtctgttttctatgctgactatGGTTTTCtcagctatctatttctcacccagtgtccatccacggaccaaagtcccatc
It includes:
- the LOC142074219 gene encoding LOW QUALITY PROTEIN: antigen peptide transporter 2-like (The sequence of the model RefSeq protein was modified relative to this genomic sequence to represent the inferred CDS: inserted 1 base in 1 codon); the encoded protein is MCPGELRFCSGPVPACPGRAPLRSRCRCPPSGPLPFLLPGPFSTVPLPVLVPGPVPLPPGSRLLCQAKVGRHVQALVFGHGDLLSKAAAGRKILEYLDREPTGGTRAPATLRGHVAFQRVSFAYPXRPEHLILQDVSFELRPGEVTALAGLNGSGKSTCAGLLERFYEPGAGEVLLDGVPLRDYEHRYLHRQVALVGQEPVLFSGTIRDNITFGLEGCREEEVRAAASAAGALGFISALERGFDTDVGEKGGQLSAGEKQRIAIARALVRQPTVLILDEATSALDGEGEVALQQWVRRGGARTVLLITHCPRMLGAADRVVVLERGAVVEMGTPAELRSRRGPYRHLLQRSPSAGRPETPGMGCGEQPPVPASAAGQEEGAAPVGTEICTK